From Etheostoma cragini isolate CJK2018 chromosome 10, CSU_Ecrag_1.0, whole genome shotgun sequence, the proteins below share one genomic window:
- the mmp17b gene encoding matrix metalloproteinase-17b, whose protein sequence is MKKWIVFLWLSNGWMQTAAADTTPTPSSAPVTPTEDEGTHLVDWLMKYGYLPPSDPSTGQLQAWTAVTNAVRAMQRFAGLNDTGVIDQETMALMNSPRCSLPDEPTKSPADQEGRDMRRSRRRAISMWTRRNINWRLSSYPSSSHLSRETIRSLVFYALRVWADPTPLEFHEVGSPETADLQVDFHHGYHGDGYPFDGAGGAVGHAFFPSDHARAGGVHLDAEEEWAFRQPASEGTDLFTVLVHEFGHALGLAHSSARHSVMRPYYQGPAGDPLHYRLGPQDLEHITQLYGKRNQLLASDAPRLAPEPERRHRGHHHDHTYGPFIDRCNISFDAVARIRGETFFFKGRTMWRVNGGGLVSGHGASVRRLWRGLPADLPRLHAVFERQSDHAIIFISGSHFWLFRDLSLQEGYPQPLSALRMVGGLDGADEDKNEEAVAGRWGLVWDTEQGPVWGKMGHAEDEKHEDKWTQLLREGVSGITTDSDGSVYLFKGDSYWKFTFPGSTLQEGYPRSSTADWLDCPDSSSSSPVVDNLSMSLSEKKEKEEEGGRKTDRHRNLHNAVQDRGSHIWTQCMCHNGALGGRTTVSFTALLLVTWTLLAI, encoded by the exons ATGAAGAAGTGGATTGTTTTTCTGTGGTTGAGCAACGGATGGAtgcagactgctgctgctgatacAACCCCCACACCCTCCTCTGCACCAGTGACACCCACTGAAGATGAGGGCACCCACCTGGTG GATTGGTTGATGAAGTATGGCTACCTTCCACCCTCAGACCCTTCCACTGGTCAGCTGCAGGCCTGGACAGCTGTCACTAACGCTGTCAGGGCCATGCAGAGGTTTGCAGGCCTTAATGACACGGGAGTCATAG aTCAGGAGACAATGGCGTTGATGAACAGTCCACGCTGCTCTCTACCTGACGAGCCAACCAAATCACCAGCCGACCAAGAAGGGAGAGACATGAGGAGAAGTAGGAGAAGGGCTATCTCCATGTGGACACGTAGGAACATTAACTGGAG GTTGAGTTCATACCCCTCCTCTTCTCATCTGTCCCGGGAAACCATTCGCTCCCTGGTATTTTATGCTTTAAGAGTATGGGCAGATCCAACACCCCTGGAGTTCCACGAG GTGGGCAGCCCAGAGACAGCTGACCTACAGGTAGACTTTCACCATGGTTACCACGGAGATGGATATCCTTTTGATGGGGCAGGCGGTGCAGTCGGCCATGCTTTCTTCCCATCAGACCATGCACGGGCAGGAGGAGTCCATTTGGATGCAGAGGAGGAGTGGGCCTTCAGACAGCCAG CATCTGAGGGCACTGACCTGTTCACAGTGCTGGTCCATGAGTTTGGCCATGCACTGGGCCTTGCTCACTCCTCAGCTCGCCACTCAGTGATGAGGCCGTACTACCAGGGTCCTGCTGGAGACCCTCTCCACTACCGCCTGGGCCCTCAGGATCTGGAGCACATCACCCAGCTCTATG GTAAGAGGAATCAGCTGCTGGCCAGTGACGCTCCTCGCCTCGCCCCAGAGCCTGAGCGGCGCCACAGAGGCCACCACCATGATCACACATATGG CCCCTTCATAGATCGCTGTAACATCAGTTTTGATGCTGTGGCAAGAATCCGTGGGGAAACTTTCTTCTTCAAAG GTCGGACGATGTGGCGAGTCAATGGTGGGGGCTTGGTGTCGGGTCACGGGGCTTCAGTCAGAAGGCTGTGGAGGGGTCTACCTGCTGACCTGCCTCGACTTCACGCTGTGTTTGAGAGACAGTCCGACCATGCCATCATCTTTATCAGTG GTTCCCACTTCTGGCTGTTCAGGGATCTATCCCTGCAGGAGGGCTACCCTCAGCCCCTGTCCGCCCTCAGGATGGTCGGGGGCCTAGATGGAGCAGACGAGGACAAGAACGAGGAGGCAGTAGCAGGGAGATGGGGCCTGGTCTGGGACACAGAGCAGGGCCCTGTGTGGGGGAAGATGGGACACGCCGAGGACGAGAAGCATGAAGACAAGTGGACTCAGCTGCTCAGAGAGGGGGTCAGTGGCATCACCACAGACAGCGATG GCTCTGTCTATCTCTTTAAAGGAGACTCATACTGGAAGTTCACGTTTCCAGGCTCTACACTGCAGGAAGGATACCCCCGATCCTCCACTGCAGACTGGCTGGACTGCCCCgactcctcctcatcctcacctGTGGTGGACAACCTATCCATGTCTTTGTccgagaagaaagagaaggaggaagaaggaggaagGAAAACGGACAGACATAGAAATCTACATAATGCCGTCCAGGACAGAGGTTCACACATCTGGACACAGTGCATGTGCCATAACGGAGCTCTTGGTGGAAGGACGACAGTGTCTTTTACTGCCTTGCTGCTGGTTACATGGACATTGTTGGCTATCTAA
- the zgc:154054 gene encoding alpha-1,3-mannosyl-glycoprotein 4-beta-N-acetylglucosaminyltransferase B, with amino-acid sequence MVIYRTDSDYVGSVAESIRKNFSKEVQSGLLEVISPSQYYYPDFSGLRETLGDSKDRVKWRTKQNLDFSFLMLYAQDKGTYYVQLEDDVVAKAGYFNTMKTYANQRSEEWLYLEFSQLGFIGKMFQSHDLPMIAEFFLMFHRDKPIDWLLDHILWVKVCNPEKDAKDCDKQKAQLRHRYKPSLFQHVGLHSSLPGKLQQLKDKDFGQQSLFQAHNNPDAELSSSLNHYQAHSLERAYRGQDFFWALTPSQGDYILFNFTQPIHISRYLFRSGNIETSGDKFTNTTVEVLPSDVSARDRLVVGSYSSDKASDKHFITIGAFENGVAEGEIEEVLQPISALRLLVHSDADVWALLSEIHIAVTDSRGCNR; translated from the exons atgGTCATATACAGG ACAGACTCCGACTATGTGGGCAGCGTAGCAGAGAGCATCAGGAAGAA tttttccaAAGAGGTGCAGTCCGGGCTGTTGGAGGTCATTTCTCCTTCTCAGTATTACTACCCCGACTTCTCGGGCCTCAGAGAGACCTTAGGAGACTCCAAGGACCGAGTCAA ATGGCGAACAAAGCAGAATCTGGACTTCAGCTTCCTCATGCTCTATGCTCAGGACAAAGGAACCTATTATGTTCAG ttAGAGGACGATGTTGTTGCAAAGGCAGGCTACTTCAACACCATGAAGACCTATGCTAACCAACGCTCTGAGGAATGGCTCTACCTGGAGTTCTCCCAGCTGGGGtttatag GAAAGATGTTTCAGAGCCATGACCTCCCGATGATTGCAGAGTTCTTCCTGATGTTCCACAGAGACAAACCCATCGACTGGCTGCTGGATCACATCCTGTGGGTCAAAGTGTGCAACCCGGAAAAAGACGCA AAAGACTGTGATAAACAGAAGGCGCAGCTCCGGCACAGATATAAGCCGTCCCTCTTCCAGCACGTGGGCCTTCACTCGTCTCTGCCGGGGAAGTTACAGCAGCTGAAG GATAAGGACTTTGGCCAGCAGTCTTTGTTCCAGGCCCACAATAACCCGGATGCAGAGCTGAGCAGCAGCCTGAATCATTACCAAGCACACAGCCTGGAGCGGGCCTACAGAGGACAGGACTTCTTCTGGGCACTGACACCCAGCCAGGGGGACTACATCCTCTTCAACTTCACCCAGCCAATCCACATTTCCAG GTACCTGTTTCGCAGCGGAAACATCGAGACCAGCGGAGACAAATTCACCAACACCACAGTGGAAGTGCTGCCCAGCGAC GTGTCCGCACGAGACAGACTAGTGGTTGGTTCGTATTCTTCCGACAAAGCATCTGATAAGCACTTCATCACAATCg GTGCGTTTGAGAACGGGGTTGCTGAGGGAGAAATTGAGGAAGTGCTGCAGCCGATATCAGCGCTCCGCCTGCTGGTTCACTCTGACGCTGACGTCTGGGCTCTGCtcagtgag